A window of the Cheilinus undulatus linkage group 21, ASM1832078v1, whole genome shotgun sequence genome harbors these coding sequences:
- the LOC121503986 gene encoding myosin phosphatase Rho-interacting protein-like isoform X1 produces the protein MSTDRATSPCNKFQANIFNKSKCQNCFKPRELHLLNDLDMEQVKPVYGGWLCLAPEGTDFENPIQRSRKWQRRFFILYEDGRLSFALDELPSTLPQGTTNLNLCSEVSDAETKTGQKNALCITTPQQEVFIRGDSKEIINGWSDQLAVFLRTNKQNQKKKRKVEPVTSQEPSPAKMAATDQSFLSSESPAESRSVTENHGIIQGDRSPSLSPVCSDPGLLCDQDCSLDLLSCRNMDADRNNNKDQDRMLERKQLGGSAERLQGLDEQEDGSKWSRREGRTNKREKLQSCGDINQLCTPQPQRRTRSLDRRTTDTVITPDLLNFKKGWLVKLDENEQSKKYWFVLSTNSLRFYRDSLAEESSELEGEIKLMKCFKVSEFEVQRNYGFQIHTPDGVFTLSAMTAGIRRSWIQALMRNVHPVNTPDVTSLPGLQLSPELLLRPDLTLDSSSAQRDAEVKHISVKQRRREGRYRTFDWAGFKSQDSDSQSKPSQEPTPQITDYVSSEDRRRSREERRRRYESMLGFSPSPGSQQRVEEEMEDYWRKVETIFFRPENCVPVFTEGKDSEELLDQYRLSVDDLKAQLEESERLRLKLEDQLRAVTSNQLEPPLKSDADCSPAEIQEKPSNIQTETLTERTESSQEQNIIRQEHPPLTPSILLHDSDGNLKEVLHTDTTPLSSSSSSPPPTAEGMTAEALLAVESTILQADQDEPGQNNHNGSSITDQPEETDDPSLSLCVEHHLPPDQEVLRRLTQEVQLLISEKEALNQRNQELLHQLTEASFEIERLRAELNTRLSETQHSPDEEPCHLKDEEEKLEGSWVEDLQVELSLRSQELLEAQSLISSLEESLRETGELLQLNNTAEKEEELKEDSKRKEDGHLCLEEKMQLNQSEQSCEELETGLKEAKELHHLSAEGAESYPREQSQNDEEGSRVLGSDEKIQRVMEGMGMRMKALDKLLEMMDEVDISLSGEEEEELTMKSQLEKEEQFLSSVISKLESNHSEETLLREVMERMMVEKQMLLVGLSLIPETDSCSEEEGNVLTHLDCFWKKDENKRLEIKDFKDIIQMKISLLNLLTSSITSSTLDRLKLVADRLSDSSTSDSLWFGLIISAADEALSCYLQSRFELRENIQPLPITSALCPNCVDVMKENQELTEKLSNREEEEPPSLKEHVDSSCQTEETQTRDSYTELQVEFEENNDRTAQEECVEVFPLCDDDDDDDDDDKSMEEKKEREEYQETEWHSETDEFLLLRGRVKELEEQLSIMEEMRARFDGKLSSVQTQHEREMEKLKATCKLGMASMEEAHLKVVEELQRRHQQEVERLLMERDKLLEEESAATATAIEAIKSAHRMELQREEQRRRQCENNSGNAHLEEIYRRHREELASCHRELQVLSQQFTLRCLEVGHLVQALEAERKALSVCQQENQHLRTRNQELSAHLAAEISRLCSQVKQDDLQLGQRMDVYEMEITLRVKESEVQSLKQETTSLKDELQTAQRDKRNATKKYKETFTELNILRAKTERETDELRENLRLAHRALDQTSP, from the exons ATGTCGACCGACAGGGCGACGAGCCCGTGCAACAAATTCCAAGcgaatatttttaacaaaagtaaatGTCAGAACTGCTTCAAACCCCGAGAGCTTCATCTGCTGAACGACCTGGACATGGAGCAG GTAAAGCCAGTGTATGGAGGCTGGCTGTGTTTGGCTCCTGAAGGGACAGACTTTGAAAACCCCATACAGAGGTCCAGG AAATGGCAGCGACGCTTCTTCATCCTATATGAAGATGGAAGACTGAGCTTTGCACTGGATGAACTG CCCAGCACTCTTCCTCAGGGGACCACAAACCTGAATCTGTGCTCTGAAGTCAGCGATGCTGAAACAAAGACGGGTCAGAAGAATGCTCTGTGCATCACCACACCACAACAGGAAGTCTTTATCAGAGGAGACAGTAAAGAGATCATTAATGG GTGGAGTGATCAACTGGCTGTGTTTCTGCGCACCAACAAACAGAACCAGAAGAAGAAACGTAAAGTGGAGCCTGTAACCTCCCAG GAGCCGAGTCCAGCAAAGATGGCTGCCACAGATCAAAGTTTTCTGTCCTCAGAGAGTCCTGCAGAGTCCAGATCAG TCACGGAAAATCACGGAATCATTCAAG GTGACCGCTCTCCCAGTCTGAGTCCCGTTTGCAGTGACCCAGGACTTTTGTGTGATCAGGACTGTTCACTGGACCTGCTGAGCTGCAGAAACATGGATGCTGACAGGAACAACAACAAGGACCAGGACAGAATGCTAGAGAGAAAACA GCTTGGTGGCTCTGCAGAAAGGCTGCAGGGACTGGATGAGCAGGAAGATGGGAGCAAGTGGAGCAGGAGAGAAGGTCGTACCAACAAACGAGAG AAACTCCAGTCCTGTGGAGACATCAACCAGCTCTGTACCCCCCAACCTCAGAGGAGGACCAGGTCTCTGGATCGCAGGACGACTGATACGGTCATCACG CCAGATTTATTGAACTTTAAGAAAGGCTGGCTGGTCAAACTGGATGAAAATGAGCAG TCAAAAAAATATTGGTTTGTCCTCTCAACAAACAGTCTGAGATTCTACAGGGACTCATTAGCCGAGGAG TCTTCTGAACTTGAAGGAGAAATCAAGCTgatgaagtgttttaaagtaTCTGAGTTTGAGGTTCAGAGAAACTATGGCTTCCAGATCCAT ACTCCAGACGGTGTTTTCACACTGTCGGCCATGACAGCTGGGATCCGCAGGAGCTGGATTCAGGCTTTGATGAGAAATGTTCATCCTGTTAACACCCCCGATGTCACCAG TTTACCAGGACTCCAGCTCTCACCTGAGCTCCTCCTCAGACCAGACCTGACTCTGGACTCCTCATCGGCACAGAGAGATGCTGAGGTCAAACACATCAGTGTGAAGCAGAGACGAAGAGAGGGACGATACAGAACCTTCGACTGGGCTGGGTTTAAGTCTCAGGACTCGGACTCTCAGAGTAAACCAAGTCAGGAACCGACCCCTCAGATAACAGACTATGTGAGCTCTGAAGATAGGAGGAGGagtagagaggagagaagacGGAGATATGAAAGCATGCTGGGCTTCTCTCCGAGTCCAGGGTCCCAACAGagggtagaggaggagatggaggattACTGGAGAAAGGTGGAGACAATTTTCTTCAGACCAGAGAACTGTGTCCCTGTTTTTACTGAGGGCAAAGACTCTGAGGAGCTGCTGGATCAATACAGGCTCTCG GTGGATGATCTGAAGGCTCAGCTGGAAGAGTCGGAACGTCTCAGACTGAAACTGGAGGATCAGCTGAGAGCAGTAACCAGCAATCAG CTGGAACCTCCTCTTAAATCTGATGCAGATTGCTCTCCAGCAGAAATACAGGAAAAGCCGTCAAACAttcaaacagaaacactgacagAAAGAACGGAGAGCTCACAGGAGCAGAACATCATCAGACAGGAACATCCTCCTTTAACACCGAGCATCCTGCTGCACGACTCTGATGGGAACCTGAAGGAGGTTCTTCATACAGACACCACAcctttatcatcatcatcatcctcaccCCCCCCAACAGCAGAAGGAATGACTGCAGAAGCTCTCCTAGCCGTAGAATCAACAATCCTGCAGGCTGATCAGGATGAGCCGGGTCAAAACAACCATAATGGATCATCAATTACTGATCAGCCTGAAGAGACTGATGACCCTTCTCTGAGCCTTTGTGTGGAGCATCACCTTCCTCCAGACCAGGAGGTGCTAAGGCGGCTCACACAGGAGGTGCAGCTCCTTATTAGTGAGAAGGAGGCGCTGAACCAGAGGAATCAAGAGCTGCTGCACCAGCTGACAGAGGCCAGCTTTGAGATTGAGCGTCTGAGGGCAGAACTCAACACAAGGCTCTCTGAAACACAACACTCACCTGATGAAGAGCCCTGCCACCttaaagatgaagaggagaagCTGGAGGGGTCTTGGGTGGAGGATCTGCAGGTGGAGCTCAGTCTGAGGAGCCAGGAACTTCTTGAGGCTCAGAGTCTGATCTCCTCACTGGAGGAGAGCCTGAGGGAAACAGGTGAGCTTCTGCAGCTGAACAACAcggcagaaaaagaggaggaactTAAGGAAGACAGCAAGAGGAAAGAGGATGGACATCTGTGTTTGGAGGAAAAAATGCAGCTGAACCAATCAGAACAAAGCTGTGAAGAGCTAGAAACTGGATTGAAGGAGGCGAAAGAACTTCACCATCTATCAGCTGAAGGGGCAGAGTCTTATCCCAGGGAGCAGAGTCAAAATGATGAAGAGGGCAGCAGAGTTTTAGGTTCTGATGAAAAGATCCAGAGAGTAATGGAGGGGATGGGGATGAGAATGAAGGCTTTGGATAAACTCCTGGAGATGATGGATGAAGTAGATATCAGTCTGagtggggaggaggaggaggagctgacgATGAAGAGCCAGCTGGAGAAGGAGGAGCAGTTCTTGAGTTCAGTGATCAGCAAACTGGAATCAAATCACTCTGAAGAGACGCTCCTCAGGGAGGTGATGGAGAGGATGATGGTGGAAAAACAGATGCTGCTTGTAGGGCTCAGTCTAATTCCTGAAACAGATTCATGCTCAGAGGAAGAGGGAAACGTTTTAACACATCTGGATTGTTTCTGGAAAAAAGACGAAAACAAGAGATTAgagattaaagattttaaagacaTCATACAGATGAAAATTTCTTTACTGAACCTCCTTACCTCCTCTATCACCTCCTCCACACTGGACAGACTCAAGCTGGTTGCAGATAGACTGTCAGACTCTTCCACGTCAGATTCTTTGTGGTTTGGTCTTATTATCTCTGCAGCCGATGAAGCTCTCTCCTGCTACCTTCAGTCTCGATTTGAACTCAGAGAAAACATACAACCTCTGCCCATTACTTCAGCTCTCTGTCCAAACTGTGTTGATGTTATGAAAGAAAACCAGGAGTTGACAGAAAAGCTGTccaacagagaggaagaagagccaCCATCACTAAAAGAACATGTGGACTCAAGTTGTCAGACAGAAGAGACTCAAACACGGGACTCTTACACTGAGTTACAAGTTGAATTTGAGGAAAATAATGATCGGACAGCACAGGAGGAGTGTGTTGAAGTCTTTCCTttgtgtgatgatgatgatgatgatgatgatgatgataagagcatggaggagaaaaaggaaagagaagaaTACCAGGAAACAGAGTGGCACTCAGAGACAGATGAGTTTTTACTCCTTAGAGGACGAGTGAAGGAGCTGGAGGAACAGCTGTCCATCATGGAGGAAATGAGAGCAAGGTTTGATGGGAAACTGAGTTCTGTTCAGACACAAcatgagagagagatggagaagcTGAAG GCTACCTGCAAGCTTGGTATGGCCTCCATGGAGGAGGCTCACCTTAAGGTGGTGGAGGAGCTGCAGCGTCGACACCAACAGGAAGTGGAGCGTCTCCTGATGGAGCGAGACAAACTGCTGGAGGAGGAGAGCGCTGCCACGGCAACTG CAATTGAGGCAATAAAAAGTGCCCACCGCATGGAGCTGcagagggaggagcagaggagacGTCAGTGTGAGAACAACTCGGGTAACGCTCACCTGGAGGAGATTTACAGACGGCACAG GGAGGAGCTGGCCTCCTGTCACAGGGAGCTGCAGGTTCTCTCTCAGCAGTTCACTCTGAGGTGTTTGGAGGTCGGCCATCTCGTTCAGGCTCTGGAGGCAGAGAGGAAGGCTCTCAGTGTGTGTCAGCAGGAGAATCAGCACCTGAGGACCAGGAACCAG GAGCTTAGCGCTCACCTGGCTGCAGAGATCAGCAGACTGTGTTCTCAGGTGAAGCAGGATGACCTGCAGCTTGGTCAGAGGATGGACGTATACGAGATGGAG atcACGTTGAGAGTGAAGGAGTCTGAAGTTCAGAGTCTGAAACAGGAGACAACATCCCTGAAGGACGAGCTTCAGACAGCTCAGAGG GACAAGAGAAACGCCACTAAGAAGTACAAGGAAACGTTTACAGAGCTGAACATCCTGAGGGCCAAAACTGAAAGGGAGACAGATGAACTGCGTGAAAACCTGAGGCTCGCCCACCGCGCTTTGGACCAAACCTCACCCTGA
- the LOC121503986 gene encoding myosin phosphatase Rho-interacting protein-like isoform X2: MSTDRATSPCNKFQANIFNKSKCQNCFKPRELHLLNDLDMEQVKPVYGGWLCLAPEGTDFENPIQRSRKWQRRFFILYEDGRLSFALDELPSTLPQGTTNLNLCSEVSDAETKTGQKNALCITTPQQEVFIRGDSKEIINGWSDQLAVFLRTNKQNQKKKRKVEPVTSQEPSPAKMAATDQSFLSSESPAESRSGDRSPSLSPVCSDPGLLCDQDCSLDLLSCRNMDADRNNNKDQDRMLERKQLGGSAERLQGLDEQEDGSKWSRREGRTNKREKLQSCGDINQLCTPQPQRRTRSLDRRTTDTVITPDLLNFKKGWLVKLDENEQSKKYWFVLSTNSLRFYRDSLAEESSELEGEIKLMKCFKVSEFEVQRNYGFQIHTPDGVFTLSAMTAGIRRSWIQALMRNVHPVNTPDVTSLPGLQLSPELLLRPDLTLDSSSAQRDAEVKHISVKQRRREGRYRTFDWAGFKSQDSDSQSKPSQEPTPQITDYVSSEDRRRSREERRRRYESMLGFSPSPGSQQRVEEEMEDYWRKVETIFFRPENCVPVFTEGKDSEELLDQYRLSVDDLKAQLEESERLRLKLEDQLRAVTSNQLEPPLKSDADCSPAEIQEKPSNIQTETLTERTESSQEQNIIRQEHPPLTPSILLHDSDGNLKEVLHTDTTPLSSSSSSPPPTAEGMTAEALLAVESTILQADQDEPGQNNHNGSSITDQPEETDDPSLSLCVEHHLPPDQEVLRRLTQEVQLLISEKEALNQRNQELLHQLTEASFEIERLRAELNTRLSETQHSPDEEPCHLKDEEEKLEGSWVEDLQVELSLRSQELLEAQSLISSLEESLRETGELLQLNNTAEKEEELKEDSKRKEDGHLCLEEKMQLNQSEQSCEELETGLKEAKELHHLSAEGAESYPREQSQNDEEGSRVLGSDEKIQRVMEGMGMRMKALDKLLEMMDEVDISLSGEEEEELTMKSQLEKEEQFLSSVISKLESNHSEETLLREVMERMMVEKQMLLVGLSLIPETDSCSEEEGNVLTHLDCFWKKDENKRLEIKDFKDIIQMKISLLNLLTSSITSSTLDRLKLVADRLSDSSTSDSLWFGLIISAADEALSCYLQSRFELRENIQPLPITSALCPNCVDVMKENQELTEKLSNREEEEPPSLKEHVDSSCQTEETQTRDSYTELQVEFEENNDRTAQEECVEVFPLCDDDDDDDDDDKSMEEKKEREEYQETEWHSETDEFLLLRGRVKELEEQLSIMEEMRARFDGKLSSVQTQHEREMEKLKATCKLGMASMEEAHLKVVEELQRRHQQEVERLLMERDKLLEEESAATATAIEAIKSAHRMELQREEQRRRQCENNSGNAHLEEIYRRHREELASCHRELQVLSQQFTLRCLEVGHLVQALEAERKALSVCQQENQHLRTRNQELSAHLAAEISRLCSQVKQDDLQLGQRMDVYEMEITLRVKESEVQSLKQETTSLKDELQTAQRDKRNATKKYKETFTELNILRAKTERETDELRENLRLAHRALDQTSP; encoded by the exons ATGTCGACCGACAGGGCGACGAGCCCGTGCAACAAATTCCAAGcgaatatttttaacaaaagtaaatGTCAGAACTGCTTCAAACCCCGAGAGCTTCATCTGCTGAACGACCTGGACATGGAGCAG GTAAAGCCAGTGTATGGAGGCTGGCTGTGTTTGGCTCCTGAAGGGACAGACTTTGAAAACCCCATACAGAGGTCCAGG AAATGGCAGCGACGCTTCTTCATCCTATATGAAGATGGAAGACTGAGCTTTGCACTGGATGAACTG CCCAGCACTCTTCCTCAGGGGACCACAAACCTGAATCTGTGCTCTGAAGTCAGCGATGCTGAAACAAAGACGGGTCAGAAGAATGCTCTGTGCATCACCACACCACAACAGGAAGTCTTTATCAGAGGAGACAGTAAAGAGATCATTAATGG GTGGAGTGATCAACTGGCTGTGTTTCTGCGCACCAACAAACAGAACCAGAAGAAGAAACGTAAAGTGGAGCCTGTAACCTCCCAG GAGCCGAGTCCAGCAAAGATGGCTGCCACAGATCAAAGTTTTCTGTCCTCAGAGAGTCCTGCAGAGTCCAGATCAG GTGACCGCTCTCCCAGTCTGAGTCCCGTTTGCAGTGACCCAGGACTTTTGTGTGATCAGGACTGTTCACTGGACCTGCTGAGCTGCAGAAACATGGATGCTGACAGGAACAACAACAAGGACCAGGACAGAATGCTAGAGAGAAAACA GCTTGGTGGCTCTGCAGAAAGGCTGCAGGGACTGGATGAGCAGGAAGATGGGAGCAAGTGGAGCAGGAGAGAAGGTCGTACCAACAAACGAGAG AAACTCCAGTCCTGTGGAGACATCAACCAGCTCTGTACCCCCCAACCTCAGAGGAGGACCAGGTCTCTGGATCGCAGGACGACTGATACGGTCATCACG CCAGATTTATTGAACTTTAAGAAAGGCTGGCTGGTCAAACTGGATGAAAATGAGCAG TCAAAAAAATATTGGTTTGTCCTCTCAACAAACAGTCTGAGATTCTACAGGGACTCATTAGCCGAGGAG TCTTCTGAACTTGAAGGAGAAATCAAGCTgatgaagtgttttaaagtaTCTGAGTTTGAGGTTCAGAGAAACTATGGCTTCCAGATCCAT ACTCCAGACGGTGTTTTCACACTGTCGGCCATGACAGCTGGGATCCGCAGGAGCTGGATTCAGGCTTTGATGAGAAATGTTCATCCTGTTAACACCCCCGATGTCACCAG TTTACCAGGACTCCAGCTCTCACCTGAGCTCCTCCTCAGACCAGACCTGACTCTGGACTCCTCATCGGCACAGAGAGATGCTGAGGTCAAACACATCAGTGTGAAGCAGAGACGAAGAGAGGGACGATACAGAACCTTCGACTGGGCTGGGTTTAAGTCTCAGGACTCGGACTCTCAGAGTAAACCAAGTCAGGAACCGACCCCTCAGATAACAGACTATGTGAGCTCTGAAGATAGGAGGAGGagtagagaggagagaagacGGAGATATGAAAGCATGCTGGGCTTCTCTCCGAGTCCAGGGTCCCAACAGagggtagaggaggagatggaggattACTGGAGAAAGGTGGAGACAATTTTCTTCAGACCAGAGAACTGTGTCCCTGTTTTTACTGAGGGCAAAGACTCTGAGGAGCTGCTGGATCAATACAGGCTCTCG GTGGATGATCTGAAGGCTCAGCTGGAAGAGTCGGAACGTCTCAGACTGAAACTGGAGGATCAGCTGAGAGCAGTAACCAGCAATCAG CTGGAACCTCCTCTTAAATCTGATGCAGATTGCTCTCCAGCAGAAATACAGGAAAAGCCGTCAAACAttcaaacagaaacactgacagAAAGAACGGAGAGCTCACAGGAGCAGAACATCATCAGACAGGAACATCCTCCTTTAACACCGAGCATCCTGCTGCACGACTCTGATGGGAACCTGAAGGAGGTTCTTCATACAGACACCACAcctttatcatcatcatcatcctcaccCCCCCCAACAGCAGAAGGAATGACTGCAGAAGCTCTCCTAGCCGTAGAATCAACAATCCTGCAGGCTGATCAGGATGAGCCGGGTCAAAACAACCATAATGGATCATCAATTACTGATCAGCCTGAAGAGACTGATGACCCTTCTCTGAGCCTTTGTGTGGAGCATCACCTTCCTCCAGACCAGGAGGTGCTAAGGCGGCTCACACAGGAGGTGCAGCTCCTTATTAGTGAGAAGGAGGCGCTGAACCAGAGGAATCAAGAGCTGCTGCACCAGCTGACAGAGGCCAGCTTTGAGATTGAGCGTCTGAGGGCAGAACTCAACACAAGGCTCTCTGAAACACAACACTCACCTGATGAAGAGCCCTGCCACCttaaagatgaagaggagaagCTGGAGGGGTCTTGGGTGGAGGATCTGCAGGTGGAGCTCAGTCTGAGGAGCCAGGAACTTCTTGAGGCTCAGAGTCTGATCTCCTCACTGGAGGAGAGCCTGAGGGAAACAGGTGAGCTTCTGCAGCTGAACAACAcggcagaaaaagaggaggaactTAAGGAAGACAGCAAGAGGAAAGAGGATGGACATCTGTGTTTGGAGGAAAAAATGCAGCTGAACCAATCAGAACAAAGCTGTGAAGAGCTAGAAACTGGATTGAAGGAGGCGAAAGAACTTCACCATCTATCAGCTGAAGGGGCAGAGTCTTATCCCAGGGAGCAGAGTCAAAATGATGAAGAGGGCAGCAGAGTTTTAGGTTCTGATGAAAAGATCCAGAGAGTAATGGAGGGGATGGGGATGAGAATGAAGGCTTTGGATAAACTCCTGGAGATGATGGATGAAGTAGATATCAGTCTGagtggggaggaggaggaggagctgacgATGAAGAGCCAGCTGGAGAAGGAGGAGCAGTTCTTGAGTTCAGTGATCAGCAAACTGGAATCAAATCACTCTGAAGAGACGCTCCTCAGGGAGGTGATGGAGAGGATGATGGTGGAAAAACAGATGCTGCTTGTAGGGCTCAGTCTAATTCCTGAAACAGATTCATGCTCAGAGGAAGAGGGAAACGTTTTAACACATCTGGATTGTTTCTGGAAAAAAGACGAAAACAAGAGATTAgagattaaagattttaaagacaTCATACAGATGAAAATTTCTTTACTGAACCTCCTTACCTCCTCTATCACCTCCTCCACACTGGACAGACTCAAGCTGGTTGCAGATAGACTGTCAGACTCTTCCACGTCAGATTCTTTGTGGTTTGGTCTTATTATCTCTGCAGCCGATGAAGCTCTCTCCTGCTACCTTCAGTCTCGATTTGAACTCAGAGAAAACATACAACCTCTGCCCATTACTTCAGCTCTCTGTCCAAACTGTGTTGATGTTATGAAAGAAAACCAGGAGTTGACAGAAAAGCTGTccaacagagaggaagaagagccaCCATCACTAAAAGAACATGTGGACTCAAGTTGTCAGACAGAAGAGACTCAAACACGGGACTCTTACACTGAGTTACAAGTTGAATTTGAGGAAAATAATGATCGGACAGCACAGGAGGAGTGTGTTGAAGTCTTTCCTttgtgtgatgatgatgatgatgatgatgatgatgataagagcatggaggagaaaaaggaaagagaagaaTACCAGGAAACAGAGTGGCACTCAGAGACAGATGAGTTTTTACTCCTTAGAGGACGAGTGAAGGAGCTGGAGGAACAGCTGTCCATCATGGAGGAAATGAGAGCAAGGTTTGATGGGAAACTGAGTTCTGTTCAGACACAAcatgagagagagatggagaagcTGAAG GCTACCTGCAAGCTTGGTATGGCCTCCATGGAGGAGGCTCACCTTAAGGTGGTGGAGGAGCTGCAGCGTCGACACCAACAGGAAGTGGAGCGTCTCCTGATGGAGCGAGACAAACTGCTGGAGGAGGAGAGCGCTGCCACGGCAACTG CAATTGAGGCAATAAAAAGTGCCCACCGCATGGAGCTGcagagggaggagcagaggagacGTCAGTGTGAGAACAACTCGGGTAACGCTCACCTGGAGGAGATTTACAGACGGCACAG GGAGGAGCTGGCCTCCTGTCACAGGGAGCTGCAGGTTCTCTCTCAGCAGTTCACTCTGAGGTGTTTGGAGGTCGGCCATCTCGTTCAGGCTCTGGAGGCAGAGAGGAAGGCTCTCAGTGTGTGTCAGCAGGAGAATCAGCACCTGAGGACCAGGAACCAG GAGCTTAGCGCTCACCTGGCTGCAGAGATCAGCAGACTGTGTTCTCAGGTGAAGCAGGATGACCTGCAGCTTGGTCAGAGGATGGACGTATACGAGATGGAG atcACGTTGAGAGTGAAGGAGTCTGAAGTTCAGAGTCTGAAACAGGAGACAACATCCCTGAAGGACGAGCTTCAGACAGCTCAGAGG GACAAGAGAAACGCCACTAAGAAGTACAAGGAAACGTTTACAGAGCTGAACATCCTGAGGGCCAAAACTGAAAGGGAGACAGATGAACTGCGTGAAAACCTGAGGCTCGCCCACCGCGCTTTGGACCAAACCTCACCCTGA